The DNA segment CTCACATATTTTTGTAGAAGGCCATGTCCATACATGATTTTTTCTGTTTATAAATGTAACAATGCAACAAATGTGTACATAATACAACACTGCAACAAGATAACAAGgtagctgtttaaaaaaaaaaaaaaaaaaaaagaataattactAATGATTCACTACTGAAACGGTCTTCTTGCCAACCACGTTGAAATGTTATGAATCGTGACAACTCCTAACTAGTGTATCGAAATCATCTCCAAAGTTCCCAGTTGTAATTGCGatttgaggggtcattcatgtgcaacttctaaGTTGGATGGCAACTCGTATTTATGTTCATTCTGAAAGCATGTGAAGACAGCATTAGCTCTAAGATCATTGGTCCAAAAATAGAACATCATGTACTGGAGTTTAAAGATCATTCGAGCAGCAAACACAGTACCTTAAACTGAAGAGAAAAAAGTTGCTTGACATAtctgtcataaaaataaaaaaaagaaactaacCTGATTTTTGTGCCATTGAGGGGCTTGTCACGTACATATTAGGCTGACTGGTGCTCTCTGCTATTGATGAGCTTTTTCTAGGAAACAGTGGAGGGGGCTGCACTAGAGACTGAGTTGCACAAGAAGACAAAAGTGACACATATTGTAAGCTGCTGACCCAGCTAAACAAAATTGAAAAGAAGAACATCGAGATCATGCTTGGTTTTCTGTTATACACAAAGATCATAGTTACTGTCCCACATGGTGTTTGCAGCTTAagtgttaatttataaatgaaaaatcGTACAGTGGTAGTTTTCCCAATTCATTGTTTACTCCccttcatgttcttccaaacccgaATACGGGACATAAAAGGAGATGCTTAACAGAAACACCAACATGctctttttctatacaatgaaattgaatgtgaATGGACACTGTTGAGCTCCGAAAATGacaaagcaccattaaagtttctcaaaaatagtccatatgactcatgcactttaTTAAGAGTCTTCTAAAGTCTTATGTCAAATTTTGTTATGTCTCCACTGTAGCTGCTTCCACCAGCCTTCTGGTGATGCGGTACGGCCCAGAAAGAGCACATTttgaaacaaacagaaaaaaaaaaaaaagaaaacagtttgaaaagcataaacaaaaaattataactGTTACTTAATTGTCACGGTTTTGGGAGTAACTCCTGTATTCTGTACACAAGTAGAAAGATCATTTAGGGGATTGACAATTaataaatgcggttgtcactcccaaaactgCAGTGTGTATGTAGCCTATGTCATTTTTTGGAGCGCCAGTGCTTCCCCTTCACTTTTATCATATTGAAAGGAGCACATCAgagattctgctaaacttctgCTTTTTTGTTCACAGTAAGTCATTAAGTGcctggaaaaacatgagggtgaatgatgtCAAGAAGTGTGAGCTATTCCATTAAATAGAACTGAATAATGAACAATGTTAAATATTCCATTACTCTTTCTGCAAAGGCTTGATAACACTACGACTTTAACGCCAATTTTAGCCCTGATTTGAAGTCTTAGTCCTCGTCCATGCAAGTCTGTTACAGTCTGCAGATTTTGGGCCAGTTGCAGTTGACAAATTTCACAGAAAATTGCatagtatatacactggcggccaaaggtttggaataatgtacagattttgctcttatggaaagaaattggtacttctattcaccaaagtggtattcaatgtatagtcaggacattaataatatgaaaaattactattacaatttgaagaaaatgttcagaccttcttaaactacttcaaagagttctcatcaaaaaatcctccacgtgcagcaatgacagctttgcagatccttggcattctagctgtcagtttgtccagatactcaggtgacatttcaccccacacttcctgtagcacttttcatagatgtggctgtcttgtcggcacttctcacgcaccttacagtctagctgatcccacaaaagctcaatggggttaagatccataacactcttttccaattatctgttgtccagtgtctgtgtttctttgcccactcgaaccttttctttttgtttttcaaaagtggctttttctttgcaattcttcccataaggcctgcacccctgagtcttctctttactgttgtacatgaaactggtgttgagcgggtagaattcaatgaagctgtcagctgaggacatgtgaggtgtctatttctcaaactagagactctgatgtacttatcctcttgtttagttgtacatctgggccttcctcATCTCATTCTGtcattgttagagccagttatcctttgtctttgaagactgtagtgtacaactttgaaTGAAAtcctcagttttttggcaatttcaagcattgtatagccttcattcctcaaaacaatgattgactgatgtgtttctaaagaaagctgtttcttttttttccatttttgacttaatattgaccttaagacatgccagtctattgcatagtgtggcaactcaaaaacaaacacaatgttaagcttcatttaacgaaccaaatagctttcagctatgattgatataatggcaagtgattttctagtatcaaattagtaatttagcatgattactcaaggataaggtgttggagtgatggctgctggaaatggggcctgtctagatttgatcaaaaatgacttttttttcaaatagtgatggtgctgttttaaacatcagtaatgtcctgactatactttgtgatcagttgaatgccactttggtgaattaaagtaccaatttccttctgaaacagcaaaatctgtacattattccaaacttttggccgccagtgtaatttCTCACCAAGCGACTGATCTGACAcgtttgatatttttcagccgATTATCCATGACTACAGAGGAAATCTCATAGTGTGTGATGCTTTAATGACTtaaatctgaagtcatacgaaGCCCAAGAAATGAAGAtagcaaacacacactcaaagtgGAGCTTAACTTTTAACGCCACTCACTTCCAACTCGTGTTGCAGTTTTTAGAGGCTTTTAGACTGACTGTGTCCTCCCACTCAAGACCGCACCCAAATGCGTTTGGCCTGAGTCTTTCTTGTCTTGGAACAAACTAGCAACAACAACGGCAGCGCTACcatgcatttttgtttattttgttatgtgGCTTCTAGAAAATGAGGGCGTGTTTACATGTGAGTTTGTGATCTGATTGGATCAGTTGTTTGGTGTATGATGGTCAGTTTCTATCTGTAGCCATTTACAAATGTGTGTGATACCCAGAAGTCGTGTAGTATAATTCAGCCTTAATTGAATATTAACCATAGGGGGGAATTTGGAAAAAGTGGATTACTTTAAtagttatattaattaatattttattacagtatGTCATCATCAGGAAACCCAGATATTAATGTTTGATTTCTAAAAGTTAACATTCTCTTCTCTTCAGTAGAAgaataaaaaacatgttttgctTACATTGTCAGGAGGAAGCAGAGCAGGGGGGCGTTTCGCCTTTGTTTGGCCCAGCGAGAGATCCTCAAGTTGTTGGGTCATTGTGCTGGCTAGGTTTGGTAATGATATAGAAGGTCTAGACTTGGGAGACTTTTTAGGTGCTTCTGAAGCAGATGGCTTCCTCTTCGGTGGACGAGGAGGAGGTTCCTCAGCTTTGCTTGTAAGTTTGTGATATTCGTAGTAGAAGTTCTCTGATACCTCAGTGACTGTCTCTACATGAAGTTTGGGGGGCTCACCAATGGACCAAGGCAGATGATCGGAGGTAAAACAGAGAGACATTTGTAACCAGTGTACTGGCAACTCAAAGCACAAATCTGGTTTACTGGGTAGGCTGGTCAACACCGTGGTCTCCTTGAAAGTTTCCTCAAGCTTAAGCGCTGGCAACCCCATCAGGGGATCTTTCTCTAGTTCTTTATCTCGAGTCACCACTTTGATATCAAGAGGCAACGAGCTGTTCATCAAGTCTGTTAAACTGTACTTCTTGTTATCTGAAAGCTTTTCCACAAAGTGGCCTGCCATGAACAGTGGCAGAGCAAGTTCTTCACTATTatcctcatcatcttcatcatcctcaTCCTCCACCTCAATAGTCCGTTTGCAAATTAGACTCTCTACTTTCTGAGCAGCTCCAGATTCGTCCTTGTGCCTGTCCACCGATGCCATCCCAAGAACCTCAAGATGCTCACCAACACTGAGGGCAGGTATTCCCTCTTCCTCTGCCTCTTCACAGTCCTGCGACACACTTACCTTCAATCCCGGAGACTGAGAGGATGCCAAGAACAGCTCATAGACGGATCGAAATTCCCTGGCCCTCCTTCTCATTTGTCCACCATATCTCTGTGAGATTAGGAAGTACTGTTTTCCCTTCCTCCCCTTTGGAGTTGAGGCTAATACCATTGGTGTGTCACCCCACCCATGCAACACTAGATGCCTGCCTTTTTGCAGTTCTTGGAACCAGCTGCAATTAAAAAACTGATTACCCTCTGGCCCGTCCAGGATCTCTGCCATAGTGGGGAAAGACTCCTTTGGCTGACTTGCAACCTCAGCCATTGATAGAGGAGTTATGAACACAAAATTCTGGAACTGTTCGGTCACATCCTGGACATCCACTTCCAGGCTGGAGGGGAACTTGACTACGTCCTTCCtcactgaatgtaaaaataatgaccgAAAATTAATTCCAAGACCATATCCACCCATTAAGCTCCTATAATAGAGGAATTAAACTCTGCAGGAAAATAAGTACGGAAGTGCCTACTAGGAAAATAGTGATGCGTTCCTTTCAAAGACatatgtgggatattcctacttgatatctcctgcattaaaggaatattccgggttcaatacaagctaagctcaattgacagcacttgtggcataatattgattacctcaaaaatatattttggcttGCCcatcctttttctttaaaaaaaaaagcaaaaatcgaggttacagtgaggcacttacaatggaagtgaatgtggccaatttttttatgttaaaataattttaaaaaatatatagccACAAGAAAACTGTATGCATgtacacatgattttagtgtgataaaatcacttaataatcttttctgtgtaaagttgcaGCCAATCGACAGCCATGAcagtgtaatgtcaacaaaccctaaaatgactaaaaatgacaatttaaaaaactttacagctcaaataatacatgagttttaacaaacgtgcttgaataaaattattagcttcacatttctgtctttaaaccctccaaacaattggccacattcacttccattgtaagtgcctcactgtaacctcgacttgatttttaaaaataaaaggtaatcaacataatgccacaaatgctgtcgattgagcttaacttgtattaaacctggaatattcctttaagggcgcCTACACACTAGACATGATGCTGCATCAGAGCATGCTGTGGATGCATCTGCTGCATTCCACTGAGTTTGGAAAGtcggaatttccaacttccttcTAGGAAATGTGCAATGGAATGCCCCTTGAAGTTCAGACTCagaacttggaaactcgtgcagaaatcttcatCTCTGactttgccgagatgcaggtgcgtgacagcATGCGAATATGTCGGCAGGCAGGGAGATAAAGTATACATagttaatgataaacattcactattaTTAAATAAGATCCACCAATGTGTCAAGGTTCCTACattacatcataaaaaaaaaaaaaaaaaactgtttaacaaacgtttgcagagacCGGTGTTCAAAATATGGTAAATTATActttcttttgataatcgtacacctgtacaACAAATGCTAGTAATGCAATATTGTTTCTCAGTTTTGTCGCTAGGAGGCAtatctggtgacagtcaaacaacaATATGGAAACACTACCGTTTTGCAGTCACCTGGGGCCATTTGCTGTCATGCGTAAGTTACAACTTTTTTTACTAGTTACAAGACTAGCTAtagcgtaaatgggcactaagttacAATTTACGCACTAATATATTAAAGCGTTACACCATTAAACTTAAGTCAATATTGATGGAATATTTACCCCCAACCAGGAGTAATGGTTGggataaaaatgctaaaaaatcagaagtg comes from the Myxocyprinus asiaticus isolate MX2 ecotype Aquarium Trade chromosome 15, UBuf_Myxa_2, whole genome shotgun sequence genome and includes:
- the LOC127452622 gene encoding protein THEMIS2-like isoform X2, with amino-acid sequence MGDLQSLRVFINCLDQQSLPRILQICSGVYFQGSVYELSGSEVCLSTGDLVKIIGLELLSVSCEEIDTGTSFELPIQHSGVDAFGSFTFISSSELTVDNFTLPAGKQLTLLSVELDEDGERRARCQLVGQNVASAELLLPLSLKGDFYECEGDRSYSLQEITSSVRLSSRRFRSTNVKNSGGPLIFSPVYEIKAIMQMRKDVVKFPSSLEVDVQDVTEQFQNFVFITPLSMAEVASQPKESFPTMAEILDGPEGNQFFNCSWFQELQKGRHLVLHGWGDTPMVLASTPKGRKGKQYFLISQRYGGQMRRRAREFRSVYELFLASSQSPGLKVSVSQDCEEAEEEGIPALSVGEHLEVLGMASVDRHKDESGAAQKVESLICKRTIEVEDEDDEDDEDNSEELALPLFMAGHFVEKLSDNKKYSLTDLMNSSLPLDIKVVTRDKELEKDPLMGLPALKLEETFKETTVLTSLPSKPDLCFELPVHWLQMSLCFTSDHLPWSIGEPPKLHVETVTEVSENFYYEYHKLTSKAEEPPPRPPKRKPSASEAPKKSPKSRPSISLPNLASTMTQQLEDLSLGQTKAKRPPALLPPDNSLVQPPPLFPRKSSSIAESTSQPNMYVTSPSMAQKSARRLSDQDHDYESIDETLKNTHDSIMHY
- the LOC127452622 gene encoding protein THEMIS2-like isoform X1 — encoded protein: MGDLQSLRVFINCLDQQSLPRILQICSGVYFQGSVYELSGSEVCLSTGDLVKIIGLELLSVSCEEIDTGTSFELPIQHSGQFRLIAEDLPYNTIEEIVGLCPVGVDAFGSFTFISSSELTVDNFTLPAGKQLTLLSVELDEDGERRARCQLVGQNVASAELLLPLSLKGDFYECEGDRSYSLQEITSSVRLSSRRFRSTNVKNSGGPLIFSPVYEIKAIMQMRKDVVKFPSSLEVDVQDVTEQFQNFVFITPLSMAEVASQPKESFPTMAEILDGPEGNQFFNCSWFQELQKGRHLVLHGWGDTPMVLASTPKGRKGKQYFLISQRYGGQMRRRAREFRSVYELFLASSQSPGLKVSVSQDCEEAEEEGIPALSVGEHLEVLGMASVDRHKDESGAAQKVESLICKRTIEVEDEDDEDDEDNSEELALPLFMAGHFVEKLSDNKKYSLTDLMNSSLPLDIKVVTRDKELEKDPLMGLPALKLEETFKETTVLTSLPSKPDLCFELPVHWLQMSLCFTSDHLPWSIGEPPKLHVETVTEVSENFYYEYHKLTSKAEEPPPRPPKRKPSASEAPKKSPKSRPSISLPNLASTMTQQLEDLSLGQTKAKRPPALLPPDNSLVQPPPLFPRKSSSIAESTSQPNMYVTSPSMAQKSARRLSDQDHDYESIDETLKNTHDSIMHY